The Struthio camelus isolate bStrCam1 chromosome 14, bStrCam1.hap1, whole genome shotgun sequence genome has a window encoding:
- the ATXN7 gene encoding ataxin-7 isoform X3, with translation MPIFGLCPAHDDFYLVMCNHCNQVVKPQAFQSHYERRHSSSSKPPLTPPSSSVFSLISSFPSKNKGSGGSGSNRSSSGGTSASSSNSKLLKSPKDKLQISGNNRLMHPVQHSKVPHDKIMTPSVKVEKIHPKIDGAQLKAAVGPTCSTTVSSSIKTGLNCPSIPKPPLPSPGQILNGKGLLSVPPFLEKKPEENTNNRKFLHKRLSEREFDPDIYCGVIDVETKKPCTRSLTCKTHSLTQRRAVQGRRKRFDVLLAEHKSKTREKEFLRHSDHHQQMPPLREPHPSPTKTSQELHQNSHGVTLTESKPLLPNKPKPHPPSLPRPPGCPAQHSGNAPSDSPSVHESPHPPLPAAEPASRLSSDEGECDEKEEPVEKLDCHYSGHHPQPAAFCTFGSRQIGRGYYVFDKRWNHIRCALNFMVEKHLNSQMWKKIPPASSNTTSVRAPHRTNSMPTSQYGVSATGFLLPTTVMSSPALVSPSCMSLNNKSVPSHGTTLNANPAALGAVDPVCSMQSRQVSSSPSTPTVLSSVPSPMPSKPQKLKSSKSFKPKESSAGSGTCNSTGSVSSSGGSGKKRKNSSALLAPSHSTESFRKNCVVNSGNSGTSYHPSVTSSSHSVGLNCMTSKANSVSLKHDQSGRGPPTGSPAESIKRMSVMMNSSDSTLSLGPFVHQSSELTVNSHSSFSHSHTSLDKLIGKKRKCSPGSSGINSSSSKSNKVAKLPSMNNVHAKHTGAIPGAQGLMNNSLLHQPKARP, from the exons GCCGCCTTTGACTCCTCCCTCCTCTTCAGTATTTTCCCTCATTTCATCTTTCCCTTCAAAAAACAAAGGTAGCGGTGGAAGTGGGAGCAATCGTTCATCCAGTGGAGGTACTAGTGCATCATCATCCAATTCCAAGTTGTTGAAATCACCCAAAGACAAGCTGCAGATCAGTGGAAACAATAGGCTAATGCATCCGGTACAGCACAGCAAAGTTCCCCATGATAAAAT CATGACTCCATCTGTCAAAGTGGAAAAGATTCATCCAAAGATAGATGGTGCCCAACTGAAAGCTGCTGTTGGTCCAACTTGTTCTACTACTGTGAGTTCCTCAATAAAGACTGGCCTTAATTGTCCCTCAATACCAAAGCCACCCTTGCCTTCCCCTGGACAGATACTGAATGGTAAAGGTCTTCTCTCTGTGCCtccatttttggaaaagaaacctgaagaaaatacaaataatagGAAATTTTTACATAAAAGATTGTcag AGAGAGAATTTGATCCTGATATATACTGTGGTGTCATTGATGTGGAAACCAAGAAGCCCTGTACTAGGTCTTTGACATGCAAG ACACATTCCTTAACCCAGCGGAGGGCTGTACAGGGTCGAAGAAAACGATTTGATGTGTTGTTAGCcgaacacaaaagcaaaaccaggGAAAAGGAATTTCTTCGACATTCGGATCATCATCAGCAGATGCCCCCTCTCAGGGAACCACATCCCTCACCTACTAAAACTTCCCAGGAGCTGCACCAAAATTCTCATGGAGTTACTCTTACAGAATCAAAGCCTTTATTACCTAATAAACCCAAACCTCACCCCCCCAGTCTTCCAAG GCCTCCAGGctgcccagcccagcacagtGGAAATGCCCCTAGCGATTCTCCTTCTGTCCACGAATCCCCTCACCCTCccttgcctgcagctgagccagcCTCTCGGTTATCCAGTGATGAGGGAGAATGTGATGAAAAAGAAGAGCCTGTTGAAAAACTGGATTGTCATTATTCAGGTCATCATCCTCAACCAGCCGCT TTTTGCACATTTGGTAGTCGGCAAATTGGAAGAGGTTATTACGTGTTTGATAAGCGGTGGAACCATATTCGATGTGCACTTAACTTCATGGTGGAGAAGCATCTGAATTCACAGATGTGGAA GAAAATTCCTCCAGCATCTAGTAACACGACATCTGTTCGTGCACCACATCGGACAAACTCAATGCCTACTTCACAGTATGGTGTCAGTGCAACAGGTTTCCTTTTACCCACCACGGTTATGTCATCGCCAGCATTGGTATCTCCTTCCTGTATGTCTCTGAATAATAAATCGGTACCATCACATGGAACTACACTAAATGCCAATCCTGCAGCTTTGGGTGCGGTGGATCCTGTTTGCAGTATGCAATCAAGACAAGTGTCTTCATCCCCTTCAACACCTACAGTGCTTTCCTCAGTACCTTCACCTATGCCCAGCAAACCTCAGAAATTGAAATCCAGCAAATCTTTTAAACCTAAGGAATCTTCTGCTGGCAGTGGCACCTGTAACAGCACCGGCAGCGTCAGTAGCAGCGGCGGCTCAGGAAAGAAGCGTAAAAACAGTTCCGCACTGCTAGCACCTTCTCATTCCACAGAGTCCTTTAGAAAAAACTGTGTGGTTAACTCTGGAAACTCTGGGACCTCCTATCATCCGTCGGTGACGTCTTCGTCCCACAGCGTTGGCCTCAATTGTATGACTAGTAAAGCTAACTCGGTTAGCCTCAAGCATGACCAATCAGGGAGGGGTCCTCCGACTGGAAGCCCTGCAGAATCGATAAAAAGAATGAGTGTGATGATGAACAGTAGTGATTCCACTCTCTCCTTAGGGCCATTTGTTCATCAGTCCAGTGAGCTGACTGTCAATTCACACAGCAGTTTTTCACATTCACATACTTCCCTAGATAAAttaataggaaagaaaagaaagtgctcACCTGGTTCGAGTGGcataaatagcagcagcagcaaatcaaACAAAGTTGCCAAATTGCCATCCATGAATAACGTTCATGCAAAACACACTGGTGCAATCCCAGGGGCACAAGGACTGATGAACAATTCTCTTCTTCATCAG CCAAAGGCGCGTCCCTGA